A single window of Columba livia isolate bColLiv1 breed racing homer chromosome 16, bColLiv1.pat.W.v2, whole genome shotgun sequence DNA harbors:
- the EIF2S2 gene encoding eukaryotic translation initiation factor 2 subunit 2 — translation MSGDEMIFDPTMSKKKKKKKKPFMLDEEGGDTQAEETQQSETKEVEPEPTEDKDVEADEEDSRKKDATDDLDDLNFFNQKKKKKKTKKIFDIDEAEEGVKDLKIEGDVPEAVEPEDDLDIMLGNKKKKKKNVKFPDEDEIMEKDEAFEDEDSKKDDGISFSLQSGPAWAGSERDYTYDELLNRVFNIMREKNPDMVAGEKRKFVMKPPQVVRVGTKKTSFVNFTDICKLLHRQPKHLLAFLLAELGTSGSIDGNNQLVIKGRFQQKQIENVLRRYIKEYVTCHTCRSPDTILQKDTRLYFLQCETCHSRCSVASIKTGFQAVTGKRAQLRAKAN, via the exons ATGTCGGGCGACGAG ATGATTTTTGATCCTACTATgagcaagaagaagaagaaaaagaagaagccCTTTATGCTGGATGAGGAAGGAGGGGATACGCAAGCAGAAGAGACTCAGCagtcagaaacaaaagaagttGAACCAGAGCCAACAGAAGACAAAGATGTTGAAGCAGACGAAGAAGACAGCAGGAAGAAAG ATGCAACAGATGACCTGGATGACTTAAACTTCTtcaatcaaaagaaaaagaagaaaaaaacaaaaaagatattTGATATAGATGAAGCAGAAGAAGGCGTAAAG GACTTGAAAATTGAAGGAGACGTGCCAGAGGCAGTAGAACCTGAGGATGACCTTGATATCATGCTGGgcaataaaaagaagaaaaaaaagaatgtgaaGTTTCCAGATGAAGATGAGATAATGGAGAAGGATGAAG CTTTTGAGGATGAAGATAGCAAAAAAGATGATGGAATTTCTTTTAGCCTTCAGTCAGGACCTGCGTGGGCAGGCTCAGAAAGGGACTACACATATGATGAG ttgcTCAATAGAGTATTTAACATCATgcgggaaaaaaacccagatatGGTAGCTGGAGAAAAACGAAAATTTGTCATGAAGCCTCCGCAGGTTGTAAGAGTAGGGACCAAGAAAACATCTTTTGTCAACtttacagacatctgcaaatT ATTACATCGTCAGCCAAAACATCTTCTGGCATTTTTGTTGGCAGAATTGGGTACAAG TGGCTCAATAGATGGTAACAACCAACTTGTAATCAAAGGAAGATTCCAGCAAAAACAGATAGAAAATGTCTTGAGAAGATATATCA aggagTATGTCACCTGTCACACGTGTCGGTCACCGGACACAATCCTACAGAAGGACACCAGATTATACTTCTTGCAGTGTGAGACCTGCCACTCTCGCTGCTCCGTCGCCAGCATCAAAACTGGTTTCCAGGCTGTCACAGGCAAGAGAGCACAGCTCCGTGCCAAAGCTAACTAG